Proteins from one Bradyrhizobium amphicarpaeae genomic window:
- a CDS encoding FAD-binding oxidoreductase, translating to MNMVTPMKRPDQLLGALRDKLGAAAVLIGTDVPARNCNDWSASLPQTPLAVIRPVDAQGVADAIATCRQAHLPFVPQGGLTGLCRGASPEAGWVAISLERMSGIEEIDRASMTMTVKSGTPLETIQKAADEAGCFFPLDLGSRGSCAIGGNLSTNAGGNRVIRYGMTRELVLGLEVVLPDGTVITSLNKLMKNNAGYDLKHLFIGSEGTLGIITRVVLKLFPKPRSTMAALCALNDYAAVIALLDAARSGLGPLLSAFEVMWPDYWDVITSRAGVKPPVAAGHGLYVLVEAQGTDESLDAPRFQAWLEELMERGLLADAAVAQSLAQTQSFWRVRDICAEFGQVLGPHISYDIGLAVARMDEFVTRCKAALASGIKGCESVYYGHIGDGNLHLVSWVTGLSVEQQPKEEMDTIIYGLVRELGGSISAEHGIGTLKKMWLGHARSEAEIALMRTLKAALDPDNLLNPGKVV from the coding sequence ATGAACATGGTGACCCCGATGAAGCGGCCCGACCAGTTGCTCGGCGCCCTGCGCGACAAGCTTGGCGCAGCCGCCGTCCTGATCGGCACCGACGTGCCCGCCCGCAATTGCAACGACTGGAGCGCGAGCCTGCCGCAGACGCCGCTTGCGGTGATCCGTCCGGTCGATGCGCAAGGCGTGGCCGATGCGATCGCGACCTGCCGGCAGGCGCATCTGCCGTTCGTACCGCAGGGCGGGCTGACCGGGCTGTGCCGTGGCGCATCGCCCGAAGCCGGCTGGGTCGCGATCTCGCTGGAGCGCATGAGCGGCATCGAGGAGATCGACCGCGCCTCGATGACGATGACCGTGAAATCCGGCACGCCGCTGGAGACGATTCAGAAGGCCGCGGACGAGGCCGGCTGCTTCTTTCCGCTCGATCTCGGCTCGCGCGGCTCCTGCGCGATCGGCGGCAATCTCTCGACCAATGCCGGCGGCAACCGCGTGATCCGCTACGGCATGACGCGCGAGCTGGTGCTTGGTCTCGAAGTCGTGCTGCCCGACGGCACCGTCATCACGAGCCTCAACAAGCTGATGAAGAACAATGCCGGCTACGATCTGAAACATCTCTTCATCGGCTCGGAAGGCACGCTCGGCATCATCACCCGCGTGGTGCTGAAGCTGTTTCCGAAGCCGCGCTCGACCATGGCCGCGCTCTGCGCGCTGAACGACTATGCAGCGGTGATCGCGCTGCTCGATGCGGCGCGCAGCGGGCTCGGACCGCTGCTGTCGGCCTTCGAGGTGATGTGGCCGGACTATTGGGATGTGATCACGTCCCGCGCCGGCGTGAAGCCGCCGGTCGCCGCAGGGCACGGCCTCTACGTGCTGGTCGAGGCGCAAGGCACCGACGAAAGCCTGGACGCACCGCGCTTCCAGGCCTGGCTCGAGGAGCTGATGGAGCGCGGGCTGCTGGCCGATGCGGCGGTGGCGCAATCGCTGGCGCAGACGCAAAGCTTCTGGCGGGTGCGCGACATCTGCGCCGAATTCGGCCAGGTACTGGGCCCGCACATTTCCTACGACATCGGCCTTGCGGTGGCGCGGATGGACGAATTCGTCACGCGCTGCAAGGCGGCGCTGGCCTCCGGCATCAAAGGCTGCGAGAGCGTCTATTACGGCCATATCGGCGACGGCAATCTCCACCTGGTCTCCTGGGTCACCGGCCTTTCCGTCGAGCAGCAGCCGAAGGAAGAGATGGACACGATCATCTATGGTCTCGTCCGCGAGCTCGGCGGCAGCATCTCGGCCGAGCACGGCATCGGCACGCTGAAGAAGATGTGGCTGGGCCATGCCAGAAGCGAGGCCGAGATCGCGCTGATGCGGACGCTGAAGGCCGCGCTCGATCCCGACAATCTGCTCAATCCAGGCAAGGTGGTCTGA
- a CDS encoding GntR family transcriptional regulator, translated as MRSLKLDTPKSLSQRVMQRLRQAIIDGEFALGAAISEEMVANSFGVSRTPVREAMNQLQAQGLVVIRPQVGSFVFTPSADDINALCTFRIALEPKAAELAYRHDRDGAVAAISEAIAAMEPAVTAKDNIAYGRADAAFHEALFTHCGNRYLAESYQLVSGRVAALRTNLTSPIDVRTRSSFDEHRRLRDLFARGEFAAFEQLMTTHITNSGVVYAKALKVEALKVEALKLD; from the coding sequence ATGCGATCGCTCAAGCTCGATACGCCCAAATCCCTGTCGCAGCGGGTGATGCAGCGGCTGCGCCAGGCGATCATCGACGGCGAGTTCGCGCTGGGCGCGGCCATCTCCGAGGAGATGGTGGCGAATTCCTTCGGCGTCAGCCGCACGCCGGTGCGCGAGGCGATGAACCAGTTGCAGGCGCAAGGCCTCGTGGTGATCCGCCCGCAGGTCGGCAGTTTTGTCTTTACGCCAAGCGCGGACGACATCAACGCGCTCTGCACCTTCCGCATCGCGCTGGAGCCCAAAGCGGCGGAGCTTGCCTATCGTCACGATCGCGACGGTGCGGTCGCAGCGATCAGCGAGGCCATCGCGGCGATGGAGCCGGCGGTCACGGCCAAGGACAACATCGCCTATGGCCGCGCCGATGCGGCCTTTCACGAGGCGCTTTTCACCCATTGCGGCAACCGCTATCTCGCCGAATCCTATCAGCTGGTCTCCGGCCGCGTCGCCGCGCTGCGGACCAATCTGACCTCGCCGATCGACGTTCGCACACGCAGCTCGTTCGACGAGCACCGCAGGCTGCGCGATCTGTTCGCGCGCGGCGAGTTCGCCGCCTTCGAGCAATTGATGACCACGCATATCACCAATTCGGGCGTGGTCTATGCCAAAGCCCTGAAGGTGGAGGCCTTGAAAGTCGAGGCGCTGAAGCTGGATTGA
- a CDS encoding DMT family transporter, producing MGRELGKETSDGGHAALAGVSPSSAAWLGVIALVGFVLVATAQASNQVLARGLAGTVPPFALAFFRWSIVAIGLAPIALREIGNGRVALGRNIWPILAAGFMGMFLCGGPVYAAGVSTTAIHIALIMALSPITVLLISAMRGMEHVGPLQWLGTALALAGALLIISGGHPRTLIELQTAAGDGLVVIAMLGWSGYTLLQSRAAPKASLLARISLFSAAGALFSLPLAVREMWAMPEQVFSTKALSAYVFAGIVPGLLAYAGFAWLGGKFGSVRTSLVLYLGPIASALLSFAILGEPPKLIHLLGGLLILGGVWASLRR from the coding sequence ATGGGCAGGGAACTGGGCAAGGAAACCTCTGACGGCGGTCACGCAGCGCTGGCCGGCGTATCGCCGTCCTCGGCCGCGTGGCTCGGCGTCATTGCGTTGGTCGGCTTCGTCCTGGTGGCGACCGCGCAGGCTTCCAATCAGGTCCTGGCGCGGGGACTCGCGGGCACCGTCCCGCCGTTCGCGCTCGCCTTCTTCCGCTGGAGCATCGTCGCCATCGGGCTCGCGCCGATCGCGCTCAGGGAGATCGGCAATGGCCGCGTGGCGCTCGGCCGAAACATCTGGCCGATCCTCGCCGCCGGCTTCATGGGCATGTTCCTGTGCGGCGGCCCGGTCTACGCTGCCGGCGTCTCGACGACGGCGATCCACATCGCGCTGATCATGGCGCTGTCGCCGATCACGGTGCTGTTGATCTCGGCCATGCGCGGCATGGAGCATGTCGGTCCGCTGCAATGGCTCGGCACGGCGCTGGCGCTCGCCGGTGCGCTGCTCATCATCTCCGGCGGCCATCCGCGGACGCTGATCGAACTGCAGACCGCGGCGGGCGACGGCCTCGTCGTGATCGCGATGCTCGGCTGGTCCGGCTACACGCTGCTGCAATCGCGCGCCGCACCGAAGGCCTCGCTGCTGGCACGCATCAGCCTGTTCTCGGCGGCAGGCGCGCTGTTCTCGCTGCCGCTCGCGGTCAGGGAGATGTGGGCGATGCCCGAGCAAGTCTTCAGCACCAAGGCGCTGTCGGCCTACGTGTTTGCCGGGATCGTGCCCGGCCTGCTCGCTTATGCCGGCTTCGCCTGGCTCGGCGGCAAGTTCGGCTCGGTGCGAACCTCGCTCGTGCTCTATCTCGGGCCGATCGCAAGCGCGCTGCTGTCTTTCGCCATCCTCGGCGAACCGCCGAAGCTGATCCACCTTCTCGGCGGCTTGCTGATCCTGGGTGGCGTCTGGGCCAGCCTGCGCCGCTAG
- a CDS encoding YgiQ family radical SAM protein — MDTQMITAAKPLMAQAQPRKPAPFLPMSRAEMDALGWDACDIVLVTGDAYVDHPSFGMAIIGRLLEAQGFRVGIISQPDWHSAEPFKALGKPKVFFGVTGGNMDSMVNRYTADRRIRSDDAYTAGGEGGKRPDRCTVVYAQRCREAFKDVPIVLGGIEASLRRIAHYDYWSDKVRRSVLADAKADLLLYGNAERAVVEVANRIAAGETARALDDIRGVALFRKVPEDYTELHADDLDSADEGATRQKGLTVIRLPALEQVERDKEAYARASRVLHRESNPGNARPLVQRHGDRDLWLNPPPIPLTSEEMDAVYDLPYARAPHPSYGEAKIPAWDMIKFSVTIMRGCFGGCTFCSITEHEGRIIQNRSEGSILREIEKIRDRTPGFTGVISDIGGPTANMYRMACKDPKVEAACRRPSCVFPEICPNLNTSHDDLIRLYRKVRETKGIKKVMVASGVRYDLAVESPEYIKELVTHHVGGYLKIAPEHTERGPLDKMMKPGIGAYDKFKRMFDAAAEQAGKKYYLIPYFIAAHPGTTDEDMMNLALWLKKNRYRADQVQTFLPSPMATATAMYHTGVNPLRGVRHGGSDKVEAIKGLRQRRLHKAFLRYHDPDNWPVLREALIEMGRRDLIGSQPHQLVPAHQPPGTGKAAGTRRPVRPGEKSLRFTTKGLRVMK; from the coding sequence ATGGACACCCAGATGATCACCGCCGCGAAGCCCCTGATGGCCCAGGCGCAGCCGCGCAAGCCGGCCCCGTTCCTCCCGATGAGCCGCGCCGAGATGGATGCGCTCGGCTGGGACGCTTGCGACATCGTGCTGGTGACGGGCGATGCCTATGTCGACCATCCGAGCTTCGGCATGGCCATCATCGGCCGGCTGCTGGAGGCGCAGGGTTTTCGGGTCGGCATCATCTCGCAGCCCGACTGGCACTCGGCCGAGCCTTTCAAGGCGCTGGGCAAGCCGAAAGTGTTCTTCGGCGTCACCGGCGGCAACATGGACTCCATGGTGAACCGCTACACCGCGGACCGGCGCATCCGCAGCGACGATGCCTATACGGCCGGCGGCGAAGGCGGCAAGCGGCCGGACCGCTGCACCGTCGTCTACGCCCAGCGCTGCCGCGAGGCGTTCAAGGATGTGCCGATCGTGCTCGGCGGCATCGAGGCCTCGCTGCGCCGGATCGCGCATTACGACTACTGGTCCGACAAGGTGCGCCGCTCGGTGCTGGCCGACGCCAAGGCCGACCTGCTGCTGTACGGCAATGCCGAGCGCGCCGTCGTCGAGGTGGCGAACCGCATCGCGGCCGGCGAGACCGCGCGCGCGCTCGACGACATCAGGGGCGTCGCGCTGTTCCGGAAAGTACCCGAGGACTACACCGAGCTGCACGCCGACGATCTCGATTCCGCCGACGAAGGCGCAACGCGCCAGAAGGGCTTGACCGTGATCCGCCTGCCGGCGCTGGAGCAAGTCGAGCGGGACAAGGAAGCCTATGCGCGCGCTTCACGCGTGCTGCATCGTGAGAGCAATCCCGGAAACGCGCGGCCGCTGGTGCAGCGTCACGGCGACCGCGACCTCTGGCTCAACCCGCCGCCGATCCCGCTGACCAGCGAAGAGATGGACGCGGTCTACGATTTGCCTTACGCGCGCGCGCCGCATCCGTCCTATGGTGAAGCCAAGATCCCGGCGTGGGACATGATCAAGTTCTCGGTGACGATCATGCGCGGCTGCTTCGGCGGCTGCACCTTCTGCTCGATCACCGAGCACGAAGGCCGCATCATCCAGAACCGTTCCGAGGGTTCTATTCTCCGCGAGATCGAAAAGATCCGCGACAGGACGCCGGGCTTCACCGGCGTGATCTCCGACATCGGCGGCCCCACCGCCAACATGTACCGGATGGCGTGCAAGGACCCGAAGGTCGAGGCCGCGTGCCGGCGGCCGTCCTGCGTCTTCCCCGAGATCTGCCCGAACCTCAACACCTCGCATGACGATCTCATCCGGCTCTATCGCAAGGTGCGCGAGACCAAGGGGATCAAGAAAGTGATGGTCGCCTCTGGCGTGCGCTACGACCTCGCGGTCGAGAGCCCGGAATACATCAAGGAGCTCGTCACCCATCACGTCGGCGGCTATCTCAAGATCGCACCTGAACATACCGAGCGCGGCCCGCTCGACAAGATGATGAAGCCGGGCATCGGCGCCTACGACAAGTTCAAGCGCATGTTCGACGCCGCGGCCGAGCAGGCCGGCAAGAAGTATTACCTGATCCCCTATTTCATCGCGGCACATCCCGGCACGACCGACGAGGACATGATGAACCTCGCGCTGTGGCTGAAGAAGAACCGCTATCGCGCCGACCAGGTGCAGACCTTCCTGCCCTCGCCGATGGCGACGGCGACCGCGATGTACCACACCGGCGTCAATCCCCTGCGCGGCGTGCGCCACGGCGGCAGCGACAAGGTCGAGGCGATCAAGGGCCTGCGCCAGCGCCGCCTGCACAAGGCCTTCCTGCGCTATCACGACCCCGACAATTGGCCAGTGCTGCGCGAAGCCTTGATCGAGATGGGCCGTCGCGACCTGATCGGCTCGCAGCCGCACCAGCTCGTGCCCGCGCACCAGCCGCCGGGCACCGGCAAGGCCGCGGGGACGCGGCGGCCGGTTCGGCCGGGCGAGAAGTCGCTGCGGTTCACGACCAAGGGCTTGCGGGTGATGAAGTAG
- a CDS encoding Rrf2 family transcriptional regulator gives MKRDSRLSGVLHVLLHMAQQLGPLTSETLAKAMDTNPVVIRRIMAGLREIGYVRSEKGHGGGWTIACDLSKVTLRDVYAALGNPPLLAMGNRTEAPGCLVEQAVNAALDQAFADAETLLLARLGEVTLAMLGEDLRKRLGSRKIHDISAHRA, from the coding sequence ATGAAACGAGATTCCCGACTTTCCGGCGTGCTCCACGTCCTCTTGCACATGGCGCAGCAGCTTGGACCGCTCACGTCCGAGACGCTGGCCAAGGCCATGGACACCAACCCCGTGGTGATCCGCCGCATCATGGCGGGTCTGCGGGAGATCGGTTACGTGCGCTCCGAGAAGGGGCATGGCGGCGGCTGGACTATCGCCTGCGACCTGTCGAAGGTAACGCTGCGCGACGTCTATGCCGCGCTCGGCAATCCCCCGCTCCTGGCCATGGGCAACCGGACCGAGGCGCCCGGCTGTCTGGTCGAGCAAGCCGTCAATGCGGCCCTCGATCAAGCCTTTGCCGATGCGGAGACGCTGCTGCTGGCGCGGCTCGGCGAGGTGACGCTGGCGATGCTGGGCGAGGATCTTCGCAAACGGCTCGGGTCTCGAAAGATCCACGACATCAGCGCGCATCGCGCGTGA
- a CDS encoding class I SAM-dependent methyltransferase encodes MTDIQAAFSDPQFVARYTEGPRRFVPGYDAMQSMTAILLAESVPSDGQVLVLGAGGGLELKAFAQAHPGWRFDGVDPSAAMLALAGQTLGSLAPRARLHQGYIDDAPEGPFDGATCLLTLHFVDVTERRRIASEVRRRLKPRAPFVVAHLSAPDGEEERPRWLSRYSAFLAASGVEPEQAAAARNAVTNHLEILAPAQDEVILREAGFSDPTLFYTGFAFRGWVAYA; translated from the coding sequence ATGACCGACATTCAAGCCGCATTCTCCGATCCGCAATTCGTGGCGAGATACACCGAGGGGCCGCGGCGCTTCGTGCCGGGCTATGACGCCATGCAGTCCATGACGGCGATTCTGCTCGCCGAAAGCGTCCCCAGCGACGGGCAGGTGCTCGTCCTCGGCGCGGGCGGCGGCCTGGAGCTAAAAGCGTTTGCGCAAGCGCATCCCGGTTGGCGCTTCGACGGCGTCGATCCGTCCGCGGCGATGCTGGCGCTGGCCGGGCAAACCCTGGGATCGCTTGCACCGCGTGCGCGCCTTCATCAAGGCTATATCGATGATGCGCCGGAAGGGCCATTCGACGGTGCCACCTGCCTGCTGACCCTGCACTTCGTCGATGTCACGGAGCGACGCCGGATCGCCTCGGAGGTGCGCCGCCGGCTCAAGCCGCGCGCACCGTTCGTGGTCGCGCATCTGAGCGCACCCGATGGCGAAGAGGAGCGCCCACGGTGGCTGTCACGCTACTCGGCGTTCCTGGCCGCCTCCGGTGTCGAGCCCGAGCAGGCGGCGGCCGCGCGGAACGCCGTCACCAACCATCTTGAAATTCTCGCGCCCGCGCAGGACGAGGTGATCCTGCGCGAAGCCGGCTTCTCCGACCCCACGCTGTTCTACACCGGCTTCGCCTTCCGCGGCTGGGTGGCCTACGCGTGA
- the styB gene encoding styrene monooxygenase NADH-dependent flavin reductase subunit StyB — MSRANPAAFREAASRFATGVAVLTALDEHGRACGMTVNSFVTVSLSPPTVLVSVMPGRMHRAITATGRYCVNVLPDHGRDLSRHFASQPNTGASPDYDIVDGLPRLSGCVAWFACEVTRHVDVSDHTLIIAEVSACDHGDTTPLVFFSSRYHRGAGAPVER; from the coding sequence ATGTCACGCGCCAACCCGGCGGCGTTCCGCGAGGCCGCGTCGCGCTTTGCGACCGGCGTCGCAGTGCTGACCGCGCTGGACGAGCATGGCCGCGCCTGCGGCATGACCGTGAACAGCTTCGTCACCGTCAGCCTGTCGCCGCCGACCGTGCTGGTGTCCGTGATGCCCGGCCGCATGCACCGCGCGATCACGGCCACCGGCCGTTATTGCGTCAATGTCCTGCCTGATCATGGCCGCGACCTCTCGCGGCATTTCGCCAGCCAGCCGAACACAGGCGCCAGCCCGGATTACGACATCGTGGACGGTCTGCCGCGGCTGTCGGGATGCGTCGCGTGGTTCGCCTGCGAGGTCACGCGTCACGTCGATGTCAGCGACCACACGCTGATCATCGCCGAAGTCTCCGCGTGCGACCACGGCGACACCACGCCGCTGGTGTTCTTTTCCAGCAGGTATCATCGAGGGGCGGGGGCGCCGGTGGAGAGGTGA
- the styA gene encoding styrene monooxygenase subunit StyA gives MAHNIGIVGAGIAGLHLALYLQKHGVDATVITDRPPEDYRDIRLINTVAHHHVTIAREDYLGVNHWTDPKDHYYYHDHVFNFPQPLSFRGDFSKPSRAVDYRIYLPALMNDFASRGGRIEYRRIEERDIRPLVARFDLLVVSTGKGPLGQLFTYRPEHTPYSQPQRRLCVGLYTGVRQPDPMNVTLSVSPGHGEMIVIPTVTFGGIANALLMENVPGGDLEELATLSYDDNPKHFLKVLLGKLEKHHPTTYDRIDTARFDLAQPQDLLQGGVVPTVRNTMVEFDGGKCAIALGDVHAIVDPMMGQGANVASYAAFVLGEEIVNAEACDARLCEKIDLKRQDRVLAASRWTNVMLQPPTEALGMLIGAMSQNPALANEFTENFNYPDRQWDRISTPSRIQAWIERMAAPPEPVRAIA, from the coding sequence TTGGCACACAACATCGGAATCGTCGGCGCCGGCATCGCCGGGCTGCATCTCGCGCTTTATCTGCAAAAGCACGGCGTGGACGCCACTGTCATCACCGACCGGCCGCCCGAGGATTACCGCGACATCAGGCTCATCAACACGGTCGCACATCACCATGTGACAATCGCGCGTGAGGACTATCTCGGCGTCAATCACTGGACCGATCCGAAGGACCATTATTATTACCATGATCACGTCTTCAATTTCCCGCAGCCGCTGAGCTTTCGCGGCGACTTCTCGAAGCCGAGCCGCGCCGTCGACTACCGGATCTATCTGCCTGCGTTGATGAACGACTTCGCGAGCCGCGGCGGCAGGATCGAATACCGCCGCATCGAAGAGCGCGACATCCGTCCGCTGGTCGCCCGCTTCGATCTCCTGGTCGTGTCGACCGGCAAGGGGCCGCTGGGCCAGCTCTTCACCTACCGTCCGGAGCATACGCCCTATTCGCAGCCGCAGCGGCGGCTGTGCGTGGGGCTTTACACCGGTGTACGGCAGCCCGATCCCATGAACGTCACGCTGTCGGTCTCGCCGGGGCATGGTGAGATGATCGTGATTCCCACCGTCACCTTCGGCGGCATCGCCAATGCGCTGCTGATGGAGAACGTGCCGGGCGGCGACTTGGAGGAACTGGCGACGCTCAGCTACGACGACAACCCGAAGCACTTCCTGAAGGTGCTGCTGGGCAAGCTGGAGAAGCATCACCCGACGACCTACGACCGCATCGACACCGCGCGCTTCGACCTGGCGCAGCCGCAGGATCTCTTGCAGGGCGGCGTCGTCCCGACGGTGCGGAACACCATGGTCGAATTCGACGGCGGTAAATGCGCGATCGCGCTCGGCGACGTTCATGCGATCGTCGATCCCATGATGGGGCAGGGCGCCAATGTCGCCTCCTATGCGGCCTTTGTGCTCGGCGAGGAGATCGTCAATGCCGAGGCGTGTGATGCGCGTCTGTGCGAGAAGATCGACTTGAAGCGGCAGGACCGCGTGCTGGCGGCCTCGCGCTGGACCAATGTGATGCTGCAGCCGCCGACGGAAGCGTTGGGCATGCTGATCGGCGCGATGAGCCAGAACCCGGCGCTGGCGAACGAGTTCACCGAGAATTTCAACTATCCGGACCGGCAATGGGACCGCATCTCGACGCCCTCGCGCATCCAGGCCTGGATCGAGCGCATGGCGGCGCCGCCAGAGCCGGTCAGGGCGATTGCGTGA
- a CDS encoding LysR family transcriptional regulator, which yields MDRIDCLRAFVRTLEGGSFSAAAKELGIGQPAISKRIAMLESEFGTQLFLRTTRTLKPTAEAQRIYELARQILGSFDMARSSIEEAAPRPTGTLRIGVPSSFGRRYMMPIIAEYVRNYPEVRVDIRFSERFVNLVEEGIELALRIGHLEASTLVARRLGTVQRHLVATPTYLHGRPLPRTPDDLASHQCIVYSRMSPAHQWAFESEHGRHVASINGPIHVDDADAMQEATMHHLGIAILPEWNAADGLRSGELEHVLADYSIAALPLHAVYPETHWMSPRARSFLNLLVERAECFTGASSEGTGLRAGG from the coding sequence ATGGACCGGATCGACTGCCTGCGCGCCTTCGTTCGCACCCTCGAGGGCGGCAGCTTCTCGGCGGCGGCCAAGGAGCTCGGAATCGGCCAGCCCGCGATCAGCAAGCGCATCGCGATGCTGGAGAGCGAGTTCGGCACGCAGCTGTTCTTGCGCACGACCCGCACGCTCAAGCCGACGGCCGAGGCGCAGCGGATCTACGAGCTCGCGCGCCAGATCCTCGGCAGCTTCGACATGGCGCGGTCGAGTATCGAAGAAGCCGCGCCCCGTCCCACGGGCACGCTCCGGATCGGCGTGCCGTCGTCGTTCGGACGGCGCTACATGATGCCCATCATCGCAGAATATGTGCGGAATTATCCGGAGGTGAGGGTCGACATCCGCTTCAGCGAGCGGTTCGTGAACCTGGTGGAAGAAGGCATCGAACTGGCCTTGCGGATCGGACATCTGGAGGCGAGCACGCTGGTCGCCCGCCGGCTCGGCACCGTGCAGCGCCATTTGGTTGCGACACCCACCTATCTGCACGGCCGCCCGCTGCCGCGGACGCCTGACGATCTCGCCTCGCATCAATGCATCGTCTATTCCAGGATGTCGCCGGCGCACCAATGGGCGTTCGAATCCGAACACGGCCGTCACGTCGCATCGATCAACGGCCCCATCCATGTCGACGATGCCGATGCGATGCAGGAGGCGACGATGCATCATCTCGGCATCGCCATCCTGCCCGAATGGAATGCCGCGGACGGCCTTCGCAGCGGCGAGCTCGAGCATGTGCTTGCGGACTACAGCATCGCCGCGCTGCCGCTGCACGCGGTCTATCCGGAGACGCACTGGATGTCGCCACGGGCGCGAAGCTTTCTGAACCTGCTGGTCGAGCGCGCCGAGTGTTTTACGGGTGCCTCGTCAGAAGGCACGGGCCTCCGTGCCGGTGGTTGA
- a CDS encoding LLM class flavin-dependent oxidoreductase — translation MKKIGFLSFGHWTPSPQSQTRSAADTLLQSIELAVAAEQLGADGAYFRVHHFARQLASPFPLLAAVGARTSKIEIGTAVIDMRYENPLYMAEDAGSADLIAGGRLQLGISRGSPEQVIDGWRYFGYQPAEGESDADMGRRHAEVFLDILRGEGFAKPNPQPMFPNPPGLLRLEPHAQGLRERIWWGAGSNATAVWAAKLGMNLQSSTLKNDETGEAFHVQQAAQIRAYRAAWKEAGHGREPRVSVSRSIFALVDDRDRAYFGRERGGEDQIGFIDPQTRAIFGRSYAAEPDALIEQLRQDEAIAEADTLLLTIPNQLGVDYCAHAIEAILKHVAPALGWR, via the coding sequence ATGAAGAAAATCGGATTTCTATCCTTCGGACACTGGACCCCCTCGCCGCAATCGCAGACCCGCTCGGCGGCCGACACGTTGCTGCAATCGATCGAGCTCGCGGTCGCGGCCGAGCAGCTGGGCGCGGACGGCGCCTATTTCCGCGTGCACCATTTCGCGCGACAGCTGGCCTCGCCGTTCCCGCTGCTCGCGGCCGTCGGCGCCAGGACCAGCAAGATCGAGATCGGCACCGCCGTGATCGACATGCGCTACGAGAACCCGCTCTACATGGCGGAGGACGCCGGCAGCGCCGATCTCATTGCCGGCGGCCGGCTGCAGCTCGGCATCAGCCGCGGCTCGCCCGAGCAGGTGATCGACGGCTGGCGCTATTTCGGCTACCAGCCGGCCGAGGGCGAGAGCGATGCCGACATGGGCCGGCGCCACGCCGAGGTGTTTCTCGACATCCTGCGCGGCGAAGGTTTTGCGAAACCCAATCCGCAGCCGATGTTTCCGAACCCGCCGGGACTGTTGCGCCTCGAGCCGCATGCGCAGGGGCTGCGCGAGCGGATCTGGTGGGGCGCCGGCTCGAACGCCACCGCGGTGTGGGCGGCGAAGCTCGGCATGAATTTGCAGAGCTCGACGCTGAAGAACGACGAGACCGGCGAAGCCTTTCACGTGCAGCAGGCCGCGCAGATCCGCGCCTATCGCGCGGCGTGGAAGGAAGCCGGCCACGGCCGCGAGCCCCGCGTCTCCGTCAGCCGCAGCATCTTCGCGCTGGTCGACGATCGCGACCGCGCCTATTTCGGCCGGGAGCGCGGGGGCGAGGACCAGATCGGCTTCATTGATCCGCAGACCCGGGCGATCTTCGGCCGGAGCTATGCCGCCGAGCCCGATGCGCTGATCGAGCAGTTGCGACAGGATGAGGCGATTGCGGAAGCCGACACGCTGTTGCTGACGATCCCGAACCAGCTCGGGGTCGATTACTGCGCGCATGCGATCGAGGCGATCCTGAAGCACGTCGCGCCGGCGCTGGGATGGCGGTGA